One Thamnophis elegans isolate rThaEle1 chromosome 2, rThaEle1.pri, whole genome shotgun sequence genomic window, agtctgggagaagctatacaaatggcttgatgagtcagtgaagacctagacataaaaagagatagctgactaacctaatacgattaaaccaataactcaaatgaacaatatacaacaactgagagataaacgaaaggagaaatgtatcaggggcgagaacccaccgtcgagcaattttgttacgctacaatgttgggaaaactttaaaaagctgataggaaatccgctataattacctgcatgaaattagcgatcaaacttcattttagatgaggcgagaggacttataatccttgcctcttcaagcaaggaaagggaaagaaaaccaggttgtcctcagcagagggaaatatgcaaatgtaataaaggttagaagggagggagggagggcagtagggaagtcaggatggagaggagaaaggagaggaataggaaaggcagaagaaggggggaaggataaagaggaggaagagaaagaagagaagggaaagaaggtgggaagaaagaaggagaggagaaagaggaaaaactggggaaggaaggagggagggaagagaagagggtagtaaagagggaaagagggagggaaagaaagagagaaggagagttgaaaggaaggagggaaggagggaggaaaggagggagattaaaaggaaggaggagggaaagaggcagggaaggaggaaaggtatgtgagaaggagggggggaccgagggagagaaaggacggggaaggaaaggaggaaaggagaaaagaaaggagggaaggcaggggagaaggaagtaaggggaggagggaagaaaagagggagggaaagatacctaacctttgatgtttataatgatttgatagtatgggaatatctcgaaatgtagttgtattgtttgttacaagttatggatgttgtattttctttttaccaataaaatctttataaaaaaaaaaaatcatgtgtgattcacttaacaacccccttgcttagcaatggcaattctggtcccaattctggtcgtaaattgaggacttgcTATTTGTTCTCCATCAGTAGGATACTTCATGAACAGAATGAAGTGAATAgatatgccatgccatgccctcTTAGAAATGTATCAGTACGTATAATAGTTCAATTGAAGAGATGGCATCATTTATGTATGTGGTGACTAGACTAAGAAGTAGGAGGGGGGAAAGGTTATGAAATGAAATTGTTCCGAAGACTTattgtatacttttttttaaagggacaggtttcttttttaaagccaaagaggaaaaagaacgAAGCTAAAGTTTTTGTTTTGACCAAtcgaaagggtcttgtaacttgacagctttcagacttgcacacttcaatgccagagttcctgagccaacatgactggaggaggaattatgggagttgaagtcgacaagtcttaaagctgtcaagtttgaacacccctgggttttttttcctaaaggattagcggtgcaaggatcttgtaacttgacagctttaagacctgcgtgcttccaatgccagagtttctgagccaacattttggttgctgagcaagagtgttgttaagtgagtttcaccacatttcacaagttggccatgcccacccagtcacatggccagcaagccactcccacaaaacaggccacacctacagaagaggttctaaaaagttttgaaacccactggGCAGAGGTGAACCAGGCCGCCCAAGCGGtgggccagcatgcatgtgcctGAGCGGTTGAACTTGTGTACACTGGCCTGCTGTTCACATGGCTTGGTTCCAAATAGGCCACAGCCTGATAGTGGGTTAtggcccagaggttggggacccctggcctaAGGCATGGAGCCCTAAATAAATCTTTTCCTATTTACTTAACCTTGAGAAAACATCCTTCCTACATGTAATTGTGGACAACCaggaggcaagaaaaaacaactgCCTCAGAGGCAGGCTGGAGTTccatcagtagtaaaaaaatgaaggaaaaaaacccacaaacaaaacaaacataatCCTCCTATGCGAGCTCAGAGAAAATATTGGATCTGGGTGCATTGAATGCTAAGAGAACTAGGTCCTATCTGATTGAGTGGGACGAGTAAGTTCTTGGTACCAATAGTAATTCAACTAAGGCTGACCATTATGCGTTCTTTGAGTGACAGCATTCTTCGTACGTAAGAGTGTGGTGCCAGAAAACCTATAAGTGCCAGTGTGATGAGTTTTGGGAATCTGGCTGACATAAACTGTTGTAAAGGTCAGTTGAGCAAGAGTCCAGCTATTGCTGCATTGTGATAATCCCACAAAACTGGCATATATAACACCCAACTTGGAACCTGCCCCTACATACTATTGTCTGTTAGCGCTGTGGTATAATTAAGACCTTGATGACTATCTCTCTATCATAGCATGGAATACATTCAGTGATATTCTGATACAAAGAAAGAAGCCATTTCAACTCCAGCGTATGCTTCCAGATTTTATCTTCAATATAAGCAAAATGCACATATAATTTCACGCAAGACCTCATTACTGTTCATGGTTCAAAAATGGGGGAGAAACCTCTAGAAACCTTGCAATGTCCAATGGTTCTGAAGGGCAGTTGGTTGCTTCTTGCACTTTCCCACTCTTAAAACAACTAGAGATAAGTAgttactgttaggaatataatctaacggttgggttgacaatatataaatcatgtaacaatgctatacatGTTTCTTaaaacatactgtaaaatgtgattggttgctgttttcctcaatccgccataagagggagccagaatgactgttagctctctgttcgttagatgctgggctgatctgatctgagtgttttggaagctggctgttagaaagtgctgtgagctattgtaaattttgcaactgctagcaaactttgagtactgaactgattatatgatactggactatgttatttggattatcccttaactgaaagacattgatgactgactgtcttatccgtgtatgacttggactgtttgatggactctgatacctctatttccatgaaagtaaaagcctatttaaactacagtgtctctgtatgctggtttgtgtgttctccaacacaattctcacaacgcttctctgaatgcactcgctctcccaacagagaGCTTACTTAACAATTACCACACAATGGGGTGGTATGAAGCTTAATTGCTTTAAAGGAATGGTAAGAACAACAACACTTGGTCCAAATAATCACAAAGGTTGAAGGCTGAGCTCTTAATGGAGATCCCATTGCTTTTATCTGAGCATCCTTAGGTCAGGCCGCATAACTGAGCTTCCTGTGGGATAAGTGAGCTGAGTCACAGATTTGCCCTTACTTATGGTAAGAGGTACTTAGTGGATTGCCTTTGCTTAACCAGGCtgcttttgcaaaataaaattattgagCGGGACTACGCCTTTCCCTGGAATGGAACTAGCTCCTAACAATGTTGCAGAACCAGGCAGTTTCCCTTATGCTATGTTCAAAAGATATCTGAAAAAGCTAGAGTTTATGGCAATACATGCCAGGCCTTCTTAAGAGATGACAGTTGAAGTAAACGTCTATCAACTTTTTATCTCTTGCCAAACTGGCCTTTCATGCAGAACAGCTTGTTGAGCAGGCAGTAACAGTTGTGCACGCAAGAGAAGAGCTGTGGGGAGCAGTCAGAAAACTTGCTGCTTATGTCTACAATTAATACTTGCTTACTTCTTAATCTGATTCCATAAAACCTCATGCAGGACCTCTCCCTAACTGCTGGACTACAAAGTTTCTCAGGATATTTTCTGTCTGAATCATAAAAGGATGGTCAAAACTGACTCCTCAATTACCCTGAAGATCTGAAGAAAAGTCTGATTACTTATTAGCACTATTACTTTTTTAGCCTCATATTTCGTCCAAGAAACTCTACATTGCCTTTTTGGTTTATGTATTCCTataggactcactggagaagagcctaaggctgggaacaattgagggcaaaagaagaaagggacgacagagaatggggtggctggatggagtcactgaagcagtcagtgagcttaaatggactccagaggatggtggaggacaggaaggcctggaggaacattgtccatggagtcacaatgggtcggacagcACTtcgcaaataacaacaacaatccctATTATCTCTCACACTCAGAGAGAGATACATACACTTTTGAtcatcacaacaaccctgtggtaTTTAGAAATAAATAGCAAGTAACCACGGTTACTTAATGCCATGATAGGAGAGGGGTTTCATTCAGTCTGATACTCTGAATCTCCAATGcaggtgggagttgaagtccaaatatCTTGAaatggctaaggttgagaaacagtgtaaTAACCATCACACCACACGGTTGTTCTTGATTAGTACAACTTCTGCTTCTTTCACACATCTTTTACCTCCTATTTGGGACTTGGGATTTAATAGGACAATAATTGTGGCAAGGCTGAAATGACCTAGAGagatctcttcctcctttccttttaagAGAGTCCTTCAGTGGTACACTACTACCACCAGCTGGGCAATTTAAGTAGGAAAGCGAGGCACACACATCAATATGATTTAACTTGCAACTTTATTACCTCAGTTCCAAGGATGTATATAAATATCTTACATACATTCTGGAAAGTTAAATAATTCTGCATATTCTGCATAAATAATTCTGCATATTCATATGCTACAAGACAGTTTTTCTCATGGAAATATTTAAAGTGCAACAACACCAGCGAAGGTTTGGTCctgactcaggggtgaaattcaccaggttctgacaggttttggagaaccggtaatggaaactTTGAGTCGTTCAGAGAACCTGCATATACCACTACTGGTTTTACCTCCATagcaatatctatggagattctcaaatcatccaggtcatggttgttctgaaactgagctgaagaagcttcttgggtgagaggTGAAatgtttttcaaggaaaaaagttTTATTAAAGTAGTTGAATAGCATTCAGCCCCCTTTCCAATTCTGAAGCATGCCTCTACAGTTCTCCCTAAAAAGCATTGCTGTTTATATtagcaaaatataaattttatcaaaacataaaatatagagCCAGTATAGAGGCAAAAGAAAAACCCAAAAATGTTATGAGTCTTTATTTTGGAAATAATAGGAATCAAATTTCTGTGATGAAAAAAGAATCATTAAAATGGTGAGATGCAGAAACCAAGCATATCTATTTTCCTGTTTCTGGAAGAAACAGAAAACATTAAACTTTGTTCCTATCCAGTGGGAATTCTCTGTGCAGAATCTGTCCCCAAAATTTTGAGACTCCACCATGAGTCAAGATATATTGGtaaatttggaaaataatttctGATATACTGTAAAAAtttatgatagaatagaatagcatagcattctattcacaacttctggaagcaagttgttccactgattaattgttctgtcaggaaacttctccttagttttaggttgcttctctctttgattagtttccactcactgcttcttgttcaccctcaggtgctttggagaatagcttgtcttgttcttctttgtggcagccagtGAGAtataacactgctatcatatcacccctagtctttcttttcattaaacgagacatacccaATTGCAACAACTGTTCTATGTATGTTTtgcctccattcccctaatcatctttgttgctcttctctggccCCATGTTATTCTTACAGTTCAATCACAGCATAGCAAGAGTTGGTTCTCCCAATAACTTGCCATTTTTCCTTTGACTAAATGCAAGAATATAGGTTAAAAGTCTTCCTGTCCCGTTGTGTTcaaatctagggggcagtgctcatctccgtttcttggctgagggagccagcatcgtccaaagacattttcagtGGTCATACGGCCAGAATGGCCATACTGCCAAaggtacacagaacactgttaccatcGCACCATCTCAACAAGCCATCACACCATcaatgtcatcatcatcattgagCCAACACGCCCcttcaaaaagaaaatacaaatccTAAATTACCCcaaatgttttttctcttttgatttaAACAGCAAGAGGCTCCTGTCCCAGCTAGTGCTTCCAAAGCAACACACAAACTCCATGGCACAGTCTCTTGTCAGGATCTGAGTTATCTTCTCAGCCATGTTCCCTTTGATGGTGAGCGAATGGAAATGGTCAAAGTCATTCCGGCCCAACTTCCTCAGGCGCCGAGCAGCTGCGCGGTAgcatttccatggctgaggttcAAGAAGTAAATACGTACATTTAGTTGCAAGGCAAGATAAGAATTTCACCAGACCACTATCCCCATGATTCAGATGGATCCACATAGTTACAGACATGCAGAAGCAAATGTCAAACCAACAACGACCAAAGTTGTTCAAGTAGGAGGTCAGCAGAGTCTCTCTTGCACTGGCGTCCATAAAATCGAGAGTGATGTAGGAAATAGAACCAGGGAAAGGGCTGCGTTGTTTGGCTCTCTCAATTAGGTCTGCATCAATGTCACAGCAGAGGAGGCGGAGGTCCGTTCCATCCACAGAATGTTCCGGATTGCTATGGTTAAAGCCAAGGAGGTGCTTATAGAGGCCAACACTGAGTTCctgaagagaggaaaagagaaatatcTCAACTTTTGCTCTAACATTTTCTTAGTTACCCACCCCTAGACTAACTGCAATTGCCCCTCTATGATACTAAACAAAGTCCAGCAAAAGAATAGTTCATGACTCCAGCAACTCAGATTCAATAGGACACTGGCTGAGTCCATCCTGGCCAACTGGCTAACCTAATAAAGGAAATCCGATTGTCTATATAAGCATCTGCCTATATAAGTCTAAACCAGACGGTCTATATAAGCATCCTATTTCTTAGAGGTTTCTTGAAGTGAGCCACCTATGGGATTATAAATGAAGTATAATTGAACTATATCAAATCATCTCTGTCTTTTGTCAATTATTGCTGGGGAATTGATGAGCTGATCCAACACTTTTGGAACATACCAGGATGAGAAAGCCTGACCTACAAAAACCGCTTTGCAATTTCTTCCAATATAGATAGCCCGGATTTGCCAGATACGCTTTGCAGTTGGGTTCGCTGGACTCCGAGAGATTGATGCCGAGATTAATAATGACCGGagtaatatgaaaataaatgattGTGTAAGCAAGAGCTGAATACCCGTTTGCAAGCGAGAAGAAACCAACAGGGAAGCAACTGCAGTGTATACAAAGGTGATGAAATGATGAAACCTCACTTCCcgctcctttttctttcttacccCCGAATTGCATCCAACATCCAGCCCCAAAAGGGGACCCGCACGCGGGCTTGGGAACAACTCGCTCAAAAGACTCGCGGGTAAGAGGCAGACGCGTCCTTCGGGCGGATGGAAGCAAGAATAGTTGGGGAAATTTCCGTACGGCGCCGCCCCACCGGGCAGAACCGGGGGCTCGGCGTCTGCAAGAACCTTGCAGCGCGCGCTCAAGGGCGCTGCCATGCTAGGGGCCGGTAGCCTTTCGTTCCGACTAGAaactgagcagcagcagcagaggttccggggcggggggggggggggggagggacgggTTAATATAGCAAAGCTTTTAAatagtaaaaggaaggaagaaaggaatcgAAACAATTCCCCCACGATTCCCACCCcttacatacacaaacacacacccgcgtGCGTTCGCTTTGAGGTTTCAAtagacgcgggggggggggggttgctccctccccccaaaaaaccggACGACTACGTGGTGGCTGCAAACAGTTGGGGACCTAAAGGAGCGGGCATAAAAGGAAGGGTGAGCGGCAGAAGCATTCAACGTGGGAAGGGCTTGCTTCTGATCTGTTGGCAAAGGATCCGGCTGTCTCCGAGGagtctttttatttgtttgtttgtttgtttgtttgtaaactGCCtggctctagagcagtggttctcaaccttcccaatgccacgaccctttaataagttcctcatgttgtggtgaccccccagccgtaaaattggtgtctcggttcctaaaaCCATCGAAAATGTTTTCCGATggacttaggcgacccctgtgaaagggtcgttcgacccccaaaaaTATCcagacccacaggttgagaaccactgctctagagtgaCTGAAAGTGAGTAGGTAGCCATATaaattctctaaataaataaataaaaacagatgcACAGATGCATCAATCTTGCCATCActctaatccccacaacactgtcaaattatctactaaaacaatattactattattcttcccttccttcctagtacccatctctttcctagtacctgtctcttcccacttacgactataaccatgttgcttgtatctttaaattttatagtttatttctttcctagtataatttgattgcttattagtaattatgattatcactaagtgttgtatcttatgattcttgatgaatgtattctgttttatttttctttatatacactgagagcatatgcaccaaagacaaattcctcgtgtgtccaatcacacttgggcaataaagaattctattctattccattctattctaatctaatctggAACAATCTGATGTGTGGCTCTTGTGACATCACCATCACAGTTTACATCATCCCAGTTTGCAGGGACTGAACTGTAAATTGTGGTGCCAGAAGAAGGATGTGAGGCACAGACTAAAGGATAATATGTATACGCCTTTTAAGGTGCTAactggtggatggatggaagcagGGTTCTTCCTTAATATAGGTTACATAGCTAGGTGTCAATCCCTCCCTTTTCATTGTTTTACATTATTAGAAAGGAAACGATCAGTAGACCTCAAACTATATatactgacttatgaccattcactcTGAACATTTGATGTTGAGGTGGTGCTGAACAAAGGGACGGACAAATGGTCCTTGAACCAATGGCTGTTGCAGCAaacccatgatcacatgatcaaacttcaaTTGATTGGCAGCCCACCTGTTCTATTAACCACAGGGGTATTTCCACTCCTCACACTTGTCAATCTCCCCTCCCATCTAGGCCCCTTGAAGCCAGCGGGTCCAGCCACCCCAGATGAATTTTGCCATCTTCCTGCTCCCGCTGCCGACCAAGCATACCTGGCCTGGCCCTTCATGAGGCAGATGGTGTCATATGGCCAGTACTTCCCTCGCAAAGGACCAGGACGGGCACACACCTCATCAGCAGTGGGAACAAGAAGGTGGTGAAGGTCAATTGGAGTGGTGGAGTGCAGAGCAGTGAGGACAGCTGGGGCTTCCTGGGATAGGTAGGACTTTGTACTGCAAAAAGTCCATctcccgcctcccccccccccaaagaatgaaatattttgggaaatattaaaaaggcaggataaaatattttttcctaaagaagaaattaaaaaaatcttaagggaggcagaaaccagccacagtttccctgccccaagcagaaactgaggcagccagcttttagaaatacagatttggtaatccattcagaaagactggggcagacagaaactccagataagcagTTAGGTTGACAAGATTAGCAGACAAACACCTAAGAactgcatttccccttttgcccaTAGAGCagccatgaccccataggaatctgacaacagccaacagAATATCAAAaaacatgttcttgcacagaaacaggaagctcaaatacaaagaaggtataaaatccacccactctcaattccattttgtcagctgcctaGAAATACATGTGGTTGGTGGTTCTGCTCATCAACATTTTGTCAATCGTACCTGAAGTACACAACTGCCTTTGCCAGACACACCATGCTTGTTAGGGTTACCAAAGATTCAAAAAGAGTTTGTGCCACTGCAGCCAATTGTGAACGTCATTGGTTGTTCTCATATAATATTGCCAAATACCTAGCTGTACATTTATAGCATTACATTGGACTATGCCAACATATTCAGAATTTAATTCATTGCAGCAATAAGCTCAATTTTGGACAGCAGAAAGCAAGCCCAACAAAGGAAGAATCCAGGTCAGGATGGGAAGGCAAGTTGCCTGGCTCCCcttttttgacacacacacacacacacacacacacaccagatgcCCTCTTCAGTGAACCATTGACGTTatgggaggatcaaaggcagcctTGGAGATAGTaacggttctaccacaaaaccgcggaggacaaaatcgcggtcgacgaaagggcgtatgtgatgtcatcacagcgcgacggaaaagatcgaaaaagatcaaaaaatgtaaaaataaagctaaaaccttcccctaacccccccaaacctaaccctaaacctaaccctaaacctaacccttaacgtaacgaaaaacctaacgctaacccttaacctaacgctaaacgtaacgctaacgctctaaccctaaccctaacccttaacctaaccctaacccttaacctaacccttacctttatgtgaatcggcttgctgtaatttaatttttatttcaatttttcaatctttttcgtcgcgttgtgatgacgtcacatacgcgatttcgtcgaccgcgcttttgtggaacgcgcttttgacgggtcacggatagtAACAACAGTGCAAGATTGGAATTTGAGTACAATCAGTAAGTGACTAAGTTGTTTTATTACTTCAGTGAATTTACACTTTAGTATGAGTAACTGTGAATCCAATTTAGACCTTAATTTTATACTTCCTATCTACAAATAAGTTGAAATGAAATTTCAGCATATATATGCATCATCTTGAGTTTTATTTATGTTAACCATGGAAGGAACTCTGATCTCACCATAGTTTACCTGCATTAATTTCCTAAACAGGAAACAACTCAGTGTTATGCTATGTACATAATGGTGTTTTGAATACATTTGTATTTAATTCACTAATTAATCACAGACATCAAAGATGCAGTGAGGGTGCAGGTCACAACTTGTAAATGTGCCagcagatgggatgcaccagaaATATAAATATCTAATTTCTATCAgtacagaattattatattactcaaataaagaaggaagaggaggagaaggaaagcagAAAACTCTTGATAATCCAGTACTGGATTATCTAGTAAAACGAATGGCCTCATATTCTTCATTTTAATAAGCCCAGTTTACATATCAGTATTATTGTTGATAATGAGTAAACTGAGAACAGCAATCTAGAGCTATTAATGGTCCTGATTTAAAGGCAGCCACGTCAACTGCATACATGCTTGAAGGGCTTTTTAAATCAAGTCTCTTTGTAAGAATCATCTTGAAGGCCACCTTGATGGATTCAAGGAGAGAAAACAGTTTCTTTAGCCTTGCTAGAAAATTATATCGAAGAAAAGGATTGTTGCTTATATCTATGGCTGCCTTAGGTTGAAGATCCAGATTTCTCCAAAATACCCAAAAGGTGGTAGCTATCTTAGATTTAATTATCATGAATTAAATGTAAAGTGCCTTTTAAACCCATCTCAGGCTTCaagtctccctccccctttttttacgTCTCTTAATCTAAGACATAATTGATTTCAAGGCTTGTAAGAAAAACCCAATTATTTTATAATGGAGGTCAAAATAGTAATAGTTTTGTCCTGAGTTCGTGGTGGCAAAGATTGGATTTAGCACAAGGGTTCATCCTCCTCTTTCTGCTTGCACACAAGATAAAAAGCAGTGATATCAAAATGAGGACATGTGCATGATGATGTCATCTCCCAAATGCCACAATTCCATACTTGTATCATGGTGTCTGGTGCAAATAATGTTACATAATGATGTCATGACATGCCATGTTTTTTGCTCCCttgttctcctgcttgagtactGTTATTTCTCAGGTGCACAGTTGCCTGTGTTTCACCCGTATGCACTCTATATATTTGTTCAACATACTTGTCAGTCTTTGCATTATTAATTTTTAAGGTCATTTCTGTAATAATAGTATTCCGAGATAtgtagggaggaaaaaaaagctaGCGGGCCTTTTTTCAGCAATGACTCTATAAaggtcaattccccccccccaaaaaaacccccatttgaagccatattttattttattttttaaatgtgaagATGTTTTTGTTTCAGGAATTTTTAAACATTCGCTGTGCTAGGATACGTTTTTAGGGAAACAATGCATTTTGAACTAAGGATTTTCATATtaagtttcattttaaaaaatgcaagttacTTTGTGAGGACTCTGCCTCAAAATCTATTTTAGAAATCTGTAAACATGTTAGTTCAGCAGCTATTTTCTTAaaagtttttaattaaatatgcTTAAGAATGAGGCCATGGTAAGAATATTCTGCTTTAGCATTCCTAATTGTCATGTTGTAGGAAGGAAATACTtcatttggtttgtttttttaaatggaaaccataaaaatattttaccatAGATCTGGAAGAAATGAACTCTCCTTGTTTCTGGTAAGATCTAGGCATTTTCCCTGCCCATTTTTTCTTAATTCTGGCAAGATGGTTTTACAGTCTTCTCTGGAAGCTTTAGAGCTAAGTCTTGATACTAGATTTCATCAACTTACTTTTACTGCTCATATTACACATACCATCTTTGTAAAGCAACAACTTTTGTGCCCTGCCTTCAAGTGGAAAGAGGGTCTCTTACCCTTccttttgtaggaagttaaaacccacccttctcctagaagaatgaaatatcctgggaaatattaaaaaggcagaatattatatttccctggataagaaatggagacacgtgtttttaggcagaaaacagactcactcttaatagcccccacctttgccaATGGGCCATTAGAAGCCTAAATCAGTCTATTcaacataacaaagatccccccTTCAGCAccaggattaaggcatgatagtattagccctttacccatctcaccacaaggcAACAGGCTTGGGTCtcagcacagcctacagagttggccCTGGACCGCCCCCTGGGAGTCTCACCActaatcagaatgcatttcttacacaggaatgggAAGCTCTGAGTGGGGCccaagagggcataaaaccagggactttcagcatctttgCCTTTTTcattcttcacccaacattttgaagcatgtgatcaccttttcccccaggaccccaagccatgtgatcctgtccaccattaaaccgtctttccaagcagcctccatgtttccagtgtctttctccccacttggaactgaacccagaagaacattgCTTCCAACtcttactttcctttttttttttgtatctatCACACAATATTtgagttttgttctttttttaaaagaactctaTTTTTAGATCTACCCAATAGTTCTTCTGTGTTTCCCAAAACAAATGTTTGGGGAAAGGGGG contains:
- the BCDIN3D gene encoding RNA 5'-monophosphate methyltransferase, producing MAAPLSARCKVLADAEPPVLPGGAAPYGNFPNYSCFHPPEGRVCLLPASLLSELFPSPRAGPLLGLDVGCNSGELSVGLYKHLLGFNHSNPEHSVDGTDLRLLCCDIDADLIERAKQRSPFPGSISYITLDFMDASARETLLTSYLNNFGRCWFDICFCMSVTMWIHLNHGDSGLVKFLSCLATKCTYLLLEPQPWKCYRAAARRLRKLGRNDFDHFHSLTIKGNMAEKITQILTRDCAMEFVCCFGSTSWDRSLLLFKSKEKKHLG